A window of the Mucilaginibacter sp. cycad4 genome harbors these coding sequences:
- a CDS encoding DUF4365 domain-containing protein, with protein MTTKRSQNKVVEKLGVRYVQTIIENNNCIYQPISGENDQGNDCYIEFIDNNIATSFCLFAQIKSGKSYKNKSGYKIPTDSSHLHYWRNHILPIAGIVYDVDLEKAYWINISEYLKTHSEAMSGKSHNIRVDTSNEFSAETFHLFKEHFVQYSQEYKNYENFGRSLEAFSNVNQPNECYTGLKSLFANHRERAAAWYYIILNVGNVTEKGILGNILGMLSNYLNNSTVFWRSEDYAHYQLSTTSFTVSDYIKQLFPVNAVKESLKFLKDGIIQGSFPYLVFLVLNEVNDIHNIVYKFTQDQTLTTDERNSLFWVFIHFAQHRSNELTISAIDDYLRTYPDNDERDLFEGIRETILTEGFIQTG; from the coding sequence ATGACAACAAAGAGAAGTCAAAATAAAGTAGTTGAAAAGCTCGGGGTACGTTATGTTCAAACTATTATTGAAAACAATAATTGCATTTATCAGCCAATAAGCGGTGAAAATGACCAGGGAAATGACTGCTATATTGAATTTATCGATAATAATATAGCAACAAGCTTTTGTTTATTTGCACAGATAAAAAGCGGTAAAAGCTATAAGAATAAATCAGGCTATAAGATTCCTACCGATTCAAGTCATTTGCATTATTGGAGAAACCATATTTTGCCAATTGCTGGAATAGTTTATGATGTCGATTTAGAAAAAGCGTATTGGATTAACATATCGGAATATCTTAAAACACATTCGGAGGCAATGTCGGGTAAATCTCATAATATCCGTGTTGATACAAGCAATGAATTTAGCGCCGAAACATTTCATCTTTTTAAAGAACACTTCGTTCAATATAGCCAGGAGTATAAGAACTATGAAAATTTTGGCAGAAGCTTGGAGGCCTTTTCCAATGTGAACCAACCGAATGAATGTTACACTGGGTTAAAGTCATTATTCGCAAATCACCGGGAAAGAGCGGCTGCGTGGTATTATATCATATTAAACGTGGGAAATGTTACGGAAAAAGGCATACTGGGAAATATTCTTGGAATGCTTAGTAATTATCTTAACAATTCTACTGTTTTTTGGAGGTCAGAAGATTATGCGCATTATCAACTGTCGACGACCAGCTTCACAGTTTCAGATTATATTAAACAACTATTCCCAGTGAATGCGGTGAAAGAATCGCTAAAATTTTTAAAAGATGGGATAATACAAGGATCGTTTCCTTACCTTGTATTCTTAGTGTTAAATGAAGTAAATGATATTCACAATATTGTATATAAATTCACTCAGGACCAAACGCTCACAACGGATGAAAGGAATAGTTTATTCTGGGTTTTTATTCACTTTGCGCAACATCGATCAAACGAACTGACAATATCTGCTATAGACGATTATTTAAGAACCTATCCCGACAATGATGAAAGGGACTTATTTGAAGGTATTAGGGAGACAATACTAACTGAAGGATTTATCCAAACAGGGTAA
- a CDS encoding recombinase family protein → MKIADLYIRVSTDEQADKGYSQRSQEEVLKRYCEQNQIGVRKVIFEDHSAKTFLRPEWQKLLVNLKQYKKQVNLILFTKWDRFSRNAPDAYQMINLLKSLDVEPQAIEQPLDMSVPENKMMLAIYLTAPEIENDRRALNTFYGLRRARKEGRWTSLAPVGYINRSTPDGKKYIAPDDQQAKIMKWALNEISLAKYNTEQIFKRAKEMGLRCNKNRFLVAIRNPVYCGKIFIEKYKDEESHTVKGLHEALISESMYYQIQEILDGKKRKSRTTIMSPKMLPLKGFLHCNHCSRVLCGSASKGRNSYYYYYHCSSACGYRKKADEVNTAFVNELRQYVLNSESKDFFKAAIMDAYIDATKNETAGKTDCILEITALNNRITKARELLLMGDIDSADYKIIKNESEHKIAILEAKLAEIPIAALSLAEVEMLLDSAITKLARLDVIYCNSDTKIQREIIGSMYPEKFTFEDLQHRTAKVDFLFQLIYQINSKLCVKKRGQATVLPCLPIVAPEAGLEPATL, encoded by the coding sequence ATGAAAATAGCAGATTTATACATCCGTGTGAGTACCGATGAGCAAGCGGATAAGGGATATTCACAACGTAGCCAGGAAGAAGTGCTCAAACGATATTGCGAACAAAACCAGATCGGTGTGCGCAAAGTGATTTTTGAGGATCATTCAGCAAAAACCTTTTTAAGACCTGAATGGCAAAAGCTGTTGGTCAACTTAAAACAATACAAAAAACAGGTCAATTTAATCCTCTTTACTAAATGGGACAGGTTTAGCCGAAATGCTCCTGATGCCTATCAGATGATTAATTTACTAAAGTCTTTGGATGTCGAACCACAGGCTATAGAACAACCATTAGATATGTCTGTGCCTGAAAATAAGATGATGCTGGCTATTTATTTGACAGCACCTGAAATTGAAAATGACAGACGAGCACTTAATACTTTTTACGGCTTGAGAAGGGCCAGGAAAGAAGGCCGCTGGACTTCACTGGCACCAGTGGGCTATATCAACCGATCTACACCGGATGGAAAGAAATACATCGCTCCCGATGATCAACAGGCGAAGATCATGAAATGGGCACTGAATGAAATCTCTTTGGCAAAGTATAATACGGAGCAAATTTTTAAAAGAGCGAAAGAAATGGGGCTTAGGTGTAATAAAAACCGTTTTTTAGTCGCCATTCGTAATCCTGTTTATTGCGGGAAAATATTCATCGAAAAATACAAAGACGAAGAAAGCCACACGGTCAAAGGCTTACACGAGGCTTTAATTTCTGAGTCTATGTATTATCAAATCCAGGAGATATTAGACGGTAAAAAGCGAAAATCCCGAACGACCATTATGTCGCCAAAAATGCTCCCGCTAAAGGGCTTTTTGCATTGCAACCATTGTTCACGTGTATTGTGCGGGAGTGCATCGAAAGGGAGGAACAGTTATTACTACTACTATCATTGTTCGTCAGCTTGTGGCTACCGTAAAAAGGCTGATGAAGTAAATACGGCTTTCGTAAATGAGTTAAGACAGTATGTATTAAACAGTGAATCCAAAGATTTTTTCAAGGCAGCAATCATGGACGCTTACATTGATGCAACAAAAAACGAAACTGCGGGAAAAACAGATTGCATTTTAGAGATCACCGCCTTAAACAATCGCATTACCAAAGCCAGGGAACTTCTTTTAATGGGTGATATTGATAGTGCGGACTATAAGATTATCAAGAATGAAAGCGAGCATAAAATAGCCATCTTAGAAGCAAAGCTTGCTGAAATTCCCATTGCAGCGCTAAGTCTGGCAGAGGTAGAAATGCTATTGGACAGCGCAATCACTAAATTAGCACGACTTGACGTAATCTACTGTAATTCAGACACTAAAATCCAGAGAGAGATAATTGGTTCGATGTATCCCGAAAAATTCACTTTTGAAGACCTGCAACATCGAACCGCTAAAGTTGACTTTTTATTCCAACTTATCTATCAGATTAACAGCAAATTATGTGTAAAAAAAAGAGGGCAAGCAACCGTTTTACCGTGCTTGCCCATTGTGGCTCCTGAGGCTGGGCTCGAACCAGCGACCCTCTGA
- a CDS encoding DUF6236 family protein, translating into MKPEDLIFNGRNGDAFNQFREEFTSIILEPGYRNFIDRRPVANFSIHRNKIEHNLTARVHRNKVEYNFPARIHRNKTTDSIFDLLQDQGLALQNDNDEWLMFEEKTAMLYMSLLAKYLADIDGDQTSIGTDLVNYEKLNFKRVNEGVGFPVVSLNLNKVLPSPRANVPLEKIIDFKRRRGDNLRHFKRMLSEFQVRIANTESQAEFKEIAINFKETLTNGLNDLTAVISESRIETAYKNLKSLISIKSPTTWLTAGAALNARYNLANIPLNWEAFSIGAMGAIEIAGCYIEARNRERARLRESPFSYLYHANKYGIIAKP; encoded by the coding sequence ATGAAGCCTGAAGATTTAATTTTCAACGGAAGAAACGGAGATGCTTTTAATCAGTTCAGGGAAGAATTTACTTCAATAATCTTGGAACCCGGCTATCGAAATTTTATCGATAGAAGACCCGTTGCCAATTTCAGCATCCATAGAAATAAGATTGAACATAATTTAACGGCAAGAGTTCATAGAAATAAGGTCGAGTATAATTTCCCCGCAAGAATCCATAGAAATAAAACAACTGATTCGATTTTCGATTTATTACAAGATCAGGGGCTGGCATTGCAGAACGATAATGATGAATGGCTGATGTTTGAAGAAAAAACAGCAATGTTATATATGTCATTGTTAGCGAAATATTTAGCAGATATCGATGGCGATCAAACTTCAATAGGCACTGATCTGGTCAACTATGAGAAGTTAAATTTCAAAAGGGTAAATGAGGGTGTGGGATTTCCGGTGGTTAGCCTTAACTTGAATAAAGTTTTGCCTTCACCCAGAGCAAATGTCCCCCTTGAGAAAATAATAGACTTTAAAAGAAGGCGTGGCGATAATTTAAGGCATTTTAAAAGGATGTTATCAGAATTTCAGGTTAGAATTGCAAACACGGAATCACAAGCTGAATTTAAAGAAATAGCTATCAATTTTAAAGAAACCCTGACAAATGGTTTAAACGATTTAACCGCTGTAATATCAGAATCGCGTATCGAAACTGCCTACAAAAATCTCAAATCATTGATAAGTATAAAGTCTCCAACCACTTGGCTAACCGCGGGTGCTGCATTAAACGCAAGATATAACTTAGCTAATATTCCGCTTAATTGGGAAGCATTTAGCATAGGTGCAATGGGTGCAATAGAAATTGCCGGCTGTTATATAGAGGCGCGAAACAGAGAACGGGCAAGGTTAAGAGAATCGCCGTTTTCGTACTTATATCACGCAAACAAATATGGTATTATAGCAAAGCCTTAG
- a CDS encoding 5'-methylthioadenosine/S-adenosylhomocysteine nucleosidase has protein sequence MKDSSIPRAVILTAIPLEYKAVRAHMTNLEELVHPKGNVYEKGIFTGLYHNWQIGIAEIGAGNYSCAMEAERAITYFDPEVILFVGIAGGIKDLRLGDVVAAEKAYGYESGKITAKGIQTRPDVGKSSYIIFERAKAEARRDDWKARLPVADQAKDIKIIAKPIAAGEKVVAATRSDVYKLIKTHYNDAVAVEMEGSGFFEACHANGDLQFLIVRGISDLLSKKSATDAQGFQEFAAQNASAFAFEVLSKFKVR, from the coding sequence TTGAAAGACTCTTCGATCCCTCGTGCCGTAATCTTAACTGCTATTCCTCTCGAATATAAGGCTGTTAGAGCACATATGACAAATCTTGAAGAACTTGTTCATCCCAAAGGTAACGTTTATGAAAAAGGCATCTTTACTGGGCTGTATCATAACTGGCAAATAGGCATTGCGGAAATCGGTGCCGGAAACTACTCTTGCGCAATGGAAGCGGAGAGAGCGATTACATATTTTGATCCCGAAGTAATTTTATTTGTTGGTATTGCCGGTGGAATAAAAGATTTGCGGCTAGGAGATGTTGTGGCTGCAGAAAAAGCGTATGGTTACGAAAGCGGTAAGATTACTGCAAAGGGGATACAAACCAGGCCCGATGTTGGAAAATCTTCTTATATAATATTTGAACGGGCTAAAGCCGAAGCACGTAGAGATGATTGGAAAGCCAGACTTCCGGTTGCAGATCAAGCGAAAGACATAAAAATTATAGCAAAACCAATAGCCGCTGGTGAAAAAGTAGTTGCTGCCACCAGATCGGATGTATATAAGCTAATAAAAACCCATTATAACGATGCAGTCGCCGTAGAAATGGAGGGCAGCGGCTTTTTTGAAGCTTGCCACGCAAATGGAGATTTACAATTTCTAATTGTTAGGGGCATTTCAGACTTGTTAAGTAAAAAATCAGCGACAGATGCACAGGGTTTTCAAGAATTTGCCGCACAAAATGCAAGCGCATTTGCATTTGAGGTTTTATCAAAATTTAAAGTAAGATAG